The Roseimicrobium gellanilyticum DNA segment CCCATCTGCGGAGAATTGCAGATGCTCTGTGGTCGACTCCTGGGAGACATACATTTCCCCCGTGGTCGCATCCCAAAGCTTCAGGCTGCCGTCCCTCGAACCTGTGGCGATAAGTTCTCCACCAGGGTTCCAGACCGACTCATACACATTGTCCAGTGGGCCAGCGATCGTCTGGCGAACTGCGGCAGTGTCAGCATCCCAGATGCGAATGGTGCGTTCCCGGGGTGATGGCACGGCGAGCCAGTTCTTTCGCGGATGCCAGGAGAATCGCCCCACGGATGCGGCGTTGTCCAGCCACGTGATTTTGGCTTCGGCAGGACGCAGATCGAGGAGCATCATGCGGCCTTCTGGCATCGATGACTTTCCTGACGTTGGGTCCGTGCCACGGGCGAAGCTGGTCGCCATGTATTCGCCACTGGGCGACACTGCGACCATCGTGGGCTCTGCGGGGATGGCGATCGGTGCGCGATCCAGGACTCCATCCTTGAGGCGGTAGATGTGAAGTTCCCTTTCCTTGCAGACGCAGGCACGAGAACCATCCGACCAGAATCCCAAGACGCCCTCGTGAACACCATGCCACTGATGAGCGATGGTAGAGCTCTGCCAGTCCCATACTTTCACATCCATCTTCCGATCTGCCGGCCTCAGGTATCCCACGGCCAGCCAGCGGGCATCTGGGCTGAAACGGATAAGATGTGATGCCGCCAGTCCTTCTCCAGGCAGCGTGGCGAGTTGTCTGGACGAAGCACGCTCGGTGATCACCACCGTGCCATCCTTCAAAGCGTGAGCGGCGAGCGTGAAGTCAGGGTTCAGCGCTACAACGGGCTGACGATCAGGATTGCCTTCCCACACCTCAGCGGGACGCAGGTCTGAGATCGCAAGCGCCGCCACCGCTTCATTTTGCAATTCCATCGAGGGGCGGATCGCGGCGGCCCGTTGCAGGGATTCGATGGCGAGATACCGCGCACCTGGTTGGTGGCTCCAGCGCCGTGCCCTCGCTTCCGAGAGAAGCGAGGTCCACAGGGTCTTGCTCTGCTCTTTCTTGGCATGGACGGCCTCGCTCCAGCCGATGAACACGCCCACGAGTCCGATGAGCGCCGTGAAGAACAGTGCCACGCTCAGGCTTGCCACACCGGGCCGGCGTCGGGCCCACTTGATGGCGCGCGAGGTGACAGTGCTCGCTCTCGCACGGATGGGCATGTCCTTCAGCCAGCGCTCCAGATCTTCCGCCAGGGCCAGCGCGGACTCATAACGACGCTCGCTCTTTTTCTCCAGGCATTTGAGGCAGATGATTTCCAAATCACGATCCATGGAGCCGCAGGCAACCCGCAGCGGTTGTGGTTCCCTTTCCACCACCTGGCGTATGGTCTCTGCCACCGTCCTGCCACGGAAAAGCGGTCTGCCACTCAGGGCTTCATAGAGCACGGCACCGAGGCTGTACACATCCGAGGCGGTCGTGAGGTCTTCGCCCGCAGCCTGCTCGGGAGACATGTATGCGGGTGTGCCGAAGACCAGATCTGAACGCGTCAGGGAAAAGGCAGCGTCATCGAGCCTGGCCAGCCCGAAGTCCACCAGCAGTGGATTCCCGCTATCATCGAGCAGGATGTTGCTCGGCTTGATGTCGCGATGGAGGATGCCATGCTGGTGAGAGAAATGCACCGCACGTGCCACGGTGGCCAGCAATTGAGCGGAGCGACGCAACGGGATGGCTCCCCTGGCGATTTCGTCCGCAAGACTTCGCGCATTCTCCACCAGTTGCATGGCCATGAAGGGGCAGCTCTCATGATGGCCCCACTCATGCACAGTGACGATGTTCGGATGCTGGAGTCGTGCCGCGGCCTCCGCTTCCCGTCGGAACCTCTCCAACTGCTCCGGTGATGCAAAGTCCGCCCATGGCAGGATTTTGATTGCCACCTTCCGGTTGAGTCCCGTGTGCCGGGCTTCGTAGACCTTGCCCATGCCGCCGCGTCCGATCTCGCGGAGGATTTCATACGCTCCCACGCGAGACCCTGCCGTGAATGACGTGGAGGTCATGCGCTGTGGCTCCTCTGCCGGAGGCCCCACGCCTGCGAATGGGCCGTCACCGTCTTGGCCGCTCTGTGTTGCCAGCTTCAGCAGGCACGCGGGGCAGAGTGCCTCCGGAGCCTGCTCGGGTACGGGACTCCCGCACACCGGGCAGACAGTGGTGGCATTGGCGGGTGCGGGAGTGGCCATGTCTGAGGGACAGGTGTCAGATGTGAAGAGTCGGCAACTCCCAGTGATGTAGCTGGAGCCGCGAGGAGTCTCTCACGGAAGCGGCTCCGTGAGCACTGCCTCGATCATCGCCAGCGACGCATCGGGTCTGCCTGCAATGAATCCGCCCCCGATGGCAAAGGGAACGAGTGCCGTCCTTCCTGTGATGGCCAGTCCCCTCGCCACAGGATGCAGCGCTGTTTCGGCGAAGGTCGGAGGAGGCTCGGGAATCAGCGGGGTATGAGGTCCCGGTGGATCGACGTGCTTCACATTGGGTGTTGCCTGATAGAGCACTGCTGCCGTGGGAGGCGGCGTGGAGTAGCGGGGCTTGTCCGTCGCGCAAGCTACCAGCGAGGTTGCCGCGAGTGTGATGCAGATGGGACGCAGGATGGCGCCGGTCGCAATGTTGACCTGATTCATGGCACAGTGGTCCGGTGGTTGGATCCGGACCTCCTTTCACAGGGTGCATCTTGAATCAGGGGCGAAGGGTTACACGGAATGCGCGGATTGTTTCACTAAGCGGTGGAAATCACTCTGAGAAGGTGCCGCAGCTCATCATCAATCTGGTCCTCGGCGTCCACGGTTTGCGCCACCTCTTCGCGAAGGAAGGTGCCAAAACGATGCCTCAGCCGGTGGAGGGCCACTTTCACCGTGCCCTCCTCCATGCCCTGTTGTACGGCCGTGGCGTGCACGGCGCCGGGAGGTGTGTTCAGCAGCAGGGGCAGCAGGGCTTCCAAGGTGCGCTGTCGCACGGGATTTTGCTGTTCCTCACGCAGACGCGAAAACACACGTTCGATCAAGGTGAACGCCCATTGACGATCGAAGAGTGCATTGTCATCAGGCCCATCTTGGGGCGGTGCTTGCGGAGCATCATGATCCTCCAGGCTCACACGTGTGAGATGGCCGCCCCGCTTCTTCGCCCGGGCGTGCGTCCACGCGTCGCACAGGAAGCGCTTGAGCAGCATCAGCACCCACGCACGCAGTTTTCCGCGCACGGCATCCGCATCATCCAGCAATTT contains these protein-coding regions:
- a CDS encoding WD40 repeat domain-containing serine/threonine protein kinase — translated: MATPAPANATTVCPVCGSPVPEQAPEALCPACLLKLATQSGQDGDGPFAGVGPPAEEPQRMTSTSFTAGSRVGAYEILREIGRGGMGKVYEARHTGLNRKVAIKILPWADFASPEQLERFRREAEAAARLQHPNIVTVHEWGHHESCPFMAMQLVENARSLADEIARGAIPLRRSAQLLATVARAVHFSHQHGILHRDIKPSNILLDDSGNPLLVDFGLARLDDAAFSLTRSDLVFGTPAYMSPEQAAGEDLTTASDVYSLGAVLYEALSGRPLFRGRTVAETIRQVVEREPQPLRVACGSMDRDLEIICLKCLEKKSERRYESALALAEDLERWLKDMPIRARASTVTSRAIKWARRRPGVASLSVALFFTALIGLVGVFIGWSEAVHAKKEQSKTLWTSLLSEARARRWSHQPGARYLAIESLQRAAAIRPSMELQNEAVAALAISDLRPAEVWEGNPDRQPVVALNPDFTLAAHALKDGTVVITERASSRQLATLPGEGLAASHLIRFSPDARWLAVGYLRPADRKMDVKVWDWQSSTIAHQWHGVHEGVLGFWSDGSRACVCKERELHIYRLKDGVLDRAPIAIPAEPTMVAVSPSGEYMATSFARGTDPTSGKSSMPEGRMMLLDLRPAEAKITWLDNAASVGRFSWHPRKNWLAVPSPRERTIRIWDADTAAVRQTIAGPLDNVYESVWNPGGELIATGSRDGSLKLWDATTGEMYVSQESTTEHLQFSADGSRLGVGQDGTRVRLFEVTSLGACRRLRSPSDGTVYRASWNHDGSLIGATTEKVRFWNAEGYELGSLQFQSPRSLFFCKESLIVTGGGGVWRWPMRTESAGKKLQVVLGEPVALTREPSHAYAALSADEQRLAVVFDDGVRVFNLVDAGSTPLVLAGHARAHTISMSPDGNLLATGTYALGNDVWVWNAQTGEVVRKLPIPGSAAVAFAVNGKWLITGSSEEFRCWDTTTWKPGAVHPKHDQIGDLIAMSPRGTVAAIPYARNKVKMVNAETLEDVGEPDCGPHAPLCFGPDGSQFLSANPQGFLFQWDMAWIRQEVARLKLDWKFPPLVHHPPPLVDEVILPESSIPR
- a CDS encoding RNA polymerase sigma factor gives rise to the protein MKSETESIFPGTRWTLIARLREPHTEESLRAWDDVCRAYWKPVHAYIRRHLDGRNDADDLAQEFFCMLIREKLLDDADAVRGKLRAWVLMLLKRFLCDAWTHARAKKRGGHLTRVSLEDHDAPQAPPQDGPDDNALFDRQWAFTLIERVFSRLREEQQNPVRQRTLEALLPLLLNTPPGAVHATAVQQGMEEGTVKVALHRLRHRFGTFLREEVAQTVDAEDQIDDELRHLLRVISTA